Proteins from one Pseudomonas grandcourensis genomic window:
- the nudE gene encoding ADP compounds hydrolase NudE: MRQKPTILAREIVATSRLFCVEELKLRFSNGVERTYERLVGKGAGYGAVMIVAMLDAEHAVLVEEYCGGTDAYEMSLPKGLIEPGEDVLAAAERELKEEAGFGARQLEHLTELSLSPGYMSQKIQVVLATELYEERLEGDEPEPMRVDKVNLRELSALAQNPQFTEGRALAALYLARDLLTQRGAFQQ; the protein is encoded by the coding sequence ATGCGCCAGAAACCCACCATACTCGCCCGCGAAATTGTCGCCACCAGTCGATTGTTCTGCGTGGAAGAGCTGAAGCTGCGCTTTTCCAACGGCGTGGAGCGCACGTATGAACGCCTGGTCGGCAAGGGTGCCGGGTACGGCGCGGTGATGATCGTGGCGATGCTTGATGCCGAGCATGCGGTGCTGGTCGAGGAGTATTGCGGCGGCACGGATGCATATGAAATGTCATTGCCCAAGGGCTTGATCGAGCCGGGCGAAGATGTGCTGGCGGCGGCCGAGCGCGAGCTCAAGGAAGAGGCCGGTTTTGGCGCGCGACAACTGGAACACCTGACCGAGTTGTCGCTGTCCCCTGGCTACATGAGCCAGAAGATTCAAGTAGTGCTGGCTACCGAGCTCTACGAAGAGCGTCTGGAAGGCGACGAGCCAGAGCCGATGCGAGTGGACAAGGTCAATCTGCGTGAGCTCTCGGCGCTTGCACAAAACCCACAATTTACCGAAGGCCGTGCCTTGGCGGCGCTGTACCTGGCCCGAGACCTTTTGACTCAGCGCGGAGCGTTCCAGCAATGA